TTAAGTCAAATCATCATCTGAAGAAGACTGAACTTAATGTTTATCTTTTCTTTATTCTTTTTCCTTCAAACGTTCATTTGAATGTTATAGCATTAAACCAGACATCGAAGTAGTTGGGATGAAACGTTTGTCTCAACGTTCAAATACTTGCTTGAATGTAATAAGGAAGAGGGAAAATGGCTGACCAATGCTGTCAAGGGAAAACTCAAGCGCTCGAAAAGCTAAAAGGACGACAAAAGCGAGTCCTCTGGATAGTTTTAGCCATCAATGCTGTGATGTTTTTTATCGAATTTGGCGGAGGGGTACGCGCCCAAGCGCTCTCGCTAACCGGTGACTCTCTGGATATGCTGGGGGATGCGTTGGTATATGGGAGCAGTCTCTATGTGTTGAATCAAGGTCGCAAAGCACAAGCGAAATCAGCTTTATTGAAAGGGGGAATTATGTTTCTCTCCGCGATTGCAGTATTTGCGCGAGCAACCTACCAGCTTTTTGTCGGAGGAATACCGAATGTTCATCTCATTAGCAGTATCGGTTTATTGGCTCTAGGAGGCAATCTGATCTGTTTGTATTTACTGACTCGTCACCGCAACGACAACATCAACATGAGTGCGGTTTGGCTGTGTTCTCGCAATGACATTATCGCCAATACATCGGTTTTAGCGGCTGCAGGTCTTGTCTTTCTCACCCACTCTCCCCTTCCTGATTTAGTCGTTGGACTATTGCTGACAGTGGTTTTTGCCAAATCAGCAGGAAAAGTCCTTTCTCAAGGATGGAGAGAACTGCAAGGTTAAAAGTTTATGGAGGGAGACTGATTAAGAGTCTGTTAAAATTAAGACGTAAGTGTATAGATGACACCTGTTTTGCCCAATCGGGGATAATCGGTTTTCCCGCCCCCACTGCTAAAACCACTCGTCGCGCTGTCAGAATTTCTCCTGTGGATAGGTGCAGTTGAAATTTGTGCTGAAGGGGAGCAAGACTTAGTACCCGCGCGGGATATACTGTATCTTGTAACTGCTTCTCGATTATATAGCGCTTGGGGATGTTCAGGCGTTTGCGCTAAGACTTGATTGTAATTTTTAATTGCCTCTGAATAGTTGCCGCTGCGATAATAGGATAAACTGCGCCATAAGTAAGCCTGAGTCAGTCTGGGATTTTGTGGCAAGGCTGTAGAACAATCTGCGATCGCGCGATCAGAGTTTCCTAGATTGAGATGAGCAAAACAACGATACTGCTTTGCTTTAATGACATACTAAGCGGAAGTCCTAATGATCTTTGTCATCCTCAGTAGTAAATCTGCAAAGATGAACTATCTTCAACTGCTTTGATCTTACGCCCCCGCAGCAAACACCTGTTTTGCAGTTAAATTTAATTCTGGAAACGTTGGGGAGATAATATGCTCACTGCCCCGAAACTGTTGTGCCTGATACTCGCCATCGACCAATTGATATACGGAAAATGTCGGTTGTTTGGGCGATCCAATGTAGCGTCTTCCTCCTAGTCCCAAGTAATCAACAATCCAATATTCTCCAATCCCTAATGCTTCATAGTCAATTAGCTTGTGTCCATAGTCGTCTCGCCAGTTGGTACTCACAACCTCGATCGCAACTCGTACTGATTTTCCTAAAGTAATGGTTGATCGCTTTTTCCAGAAGGGCTCATCTTCTAGTGCTATCTTATCTAGAATCATCAGATCAGGGTTATAAGCAGTTTTATCAGTATTAATAGGCTTAATTACTGCTTCTAGGGGGATAATATACGGCAACTGTAACCGTTTAATTTCAAACCCCAATTCAAGGGATAAAAACCCACCTACTTGTCCATGTGTTCCTGTTGGTCGCATTTCAACTGGTACTCCATTGCGTAATTCATAGCGACCATAGCCATCTGGATACCAATCCCAAAATTCTTCAAGGGTCATCAGTTGAGGAACTGCTTCCACCATTGTTCCTAAACTCCTATTGGAAAATCACTATCAACTTTAGCTTAGCAAGAAAGCTATCTTATCTGTAATTCAGTTACAATGCCAATCTCCTTCATTACTTAGGGGGGTACTGAGATGAAGATGATGGGGAGA
The window above is part of the Cyanobacteria bacterium GSL.Bin1 genome. Proteins encoded here:
- a CDS encoding tetratricopeptide repeat protein, giving the protein MKAKQYRCFAHLNLGNSDRAIADCSTALPQNPRLTQAYLWRSLSYYRSGNYSEAIKNYNQVLAQTPEHPQALYNREAVTRYSISRAGTKSCSPSAQISTAPIHRRNSDSATSGFSSGGGKTDYPRLGKTGVIYTLTS
- a CDS encoding Uma2 family endonuclease produces the protein MVEAVPQLMTLEEFWDWYPDGYGRYELRNGVPVEMRPTGTHGQVGGFLSLELGFEIKRLQLPYIIPLEAVIKPINTDKTAYNPDLMILDKIALEDEPFWKKRSTITLGKSVRVAIEVVSTNWRDDYGHKLIDYEALGIGEYWIVDYLGLGGRRYIGSPKQPTFSVYQLVDGEYQAQQFRGSEHIISPTFPELNLTAKQVFAAGA
- a CDS encoding cation transporter, with protein sequence MADQCCQGKTQALEKLKGRQKRVLWIVLAINAVMFFIEFGGGVRAQALSLTGDSLDMLGDALVYGSSLYVLNQGRKAQAKSALLKGGIMFLSAIAVFARATYQLFVGGIPNVHLISSIGLLALGGNLICLYLLTRHRNDNINMSAVWLCSRNDIIANTSVLAAAGLVFLTHSPLPDLVVGLLLTVVFAKSAGKVLSQGWRELQG